One Thiobacillus sp. genomic region harbors:
- a CDS encoding universal stress protein, with protein sequence MPTQPPIVAATDFSSEANRAVLRAALIAKQQDAELHLLHVIAPLALYPGQDVGPADGGAIPATLGEHAEATARVLRERYDIRVHVAQRVGRVHSRIADYAVEVGAGLVVAGARGQSPLLRLLLGSTAWRLLRVCRRPVLIVRGEPVAPYGRVLAAVDFFPHSHVVVEWARRLAADGHLRLMHALEPLDESDLRAKGVDGAAIKQGHEEMRVIAENLMANLCASVSGEEKTRIESLIEPGYPPTRILESAADWHADLVVLGRQGRGGLEDFLIGSVSKDVAQEAVCDVLLVGQD encoded by the coding sequence ATGCCAACCCAGCCCCCCATCGTTGCCGCCACGGATTTCTCCAGCGAAGCGAACCGTGCCGTTCTGCGTGCGGCCCTCATCGCCAAGCAACAGGACGCGGAACTGCATCTTCTGCATGTAATCGCGCCCCTCGCTCTTTACCCCGGGCAGGATGTCGGGCCCGCCGATGGCGGTGCCATCCCGGCTACCCTCGGCGAGCATGCCGAAGCTACCGCGCGGGTGCTGCGCGAACGCTACGACATCCGCGTCCATGTGGCGCAACGCGTCGGCCGGGTGCATAGCCGGATCGCCGACTACGCCGTCGAGGTAGGTGCCGGCCTCGTGGTGGCCGGCGCGCGCGGCCAAAGCCCGCTGTTGCGCCTGCTGCTCGGATCCACCGCCTGGCGGCTGCTGCGGGTGTGCCGGCGTCCGGTGCTGATCGTGCGCGGCGAGCCGGTCGCGCCCTATGGCCGGGTACTGGCCGCGGTGGATTTCTTTCCCCATAGCCACGTCGTGGTCGAGTGGGCGCGCCGACTGGCGGCGGACGGGCATCTGCGGCTGATGCACGCGCTGGAGCCCCTGGACGAAAGCGACCTTCGCGCCAAGGGGGTGGACGGCGCGGCGATCAAGCAGGGGCACGAAGAGATGCGCGTCATTGCCGAGAACCTGATGGCCAATCTGTGTGCCAGCGTGTCCGGCGAGGAGAAAACCAGGATCGAAAGCCTTATCGAGCCAGGTTATCCCCCAACCCGTATCCTGGAATCCGCCGCCGACTGGCACGCGGATCTGGTCGTGTTGGGGCGGCAAGGCCGCGGCGGACTGGAGGATTTCCTGATTGGAAGCGTGAGCAAGGATGTGGCGCAGGAAGCGGTTTGTGACGTGCTGCTGGTAGGGCAGGACTAA
- a CDS encoding cation-translocating P-type ATPase translates to MTTPIPWHKQSAEAACAVLGVDPARGLAPDEANPRLARYGENRLVEATSRPAWLKFLDQFRNFLVIVLLFAAVLAWTVGDLKDAVVILLVVVFNATLGFYQEHRAEQTLAALKNMLAARARARRNGQVVELDAALLVPGDIVLLEAGDRIPADGRLLAAHALEVDEAALTGESHAVGKSVAALAEADLPLGDRLNLLYMNTVVTRGRAELLVTATGMATEMGRLAGMIAAAPESDTPLQIQLDTLGKKLAAIAGLVVTLIFILDFARGLPWTEAAMTAVALAVAAIPEGLPAVVTVTLAIGMWRMAKNRAILKKLSAVESLGSTTVICSDKTGTLTLNQMTACAGWFAGSRLSVSGEGYRSEGEIRLDEPGHDLRALLLPMALCTDSRVRDGVLIGDPTEGALWVLAQKGGLDPEYEQAEQPRIGEIPFDSAHKFMATFHHAGEVVEMFIKGAPDVLLARSAAWLSDAGDTPLADAMRARIEGENEHLATQALRVLAVARRVIPARDFDPAGDLMAWAQGWTFLGLAGLMDPPRAEAKRAIAQCKDAGIQVKMITGDHKLTAAAIGRELGLTGGVVSGAELDAMADAGLTRRIDRIDVFARVSPAHKVKIVQALKADGHVAAMTGDGVNDAPALKAADIGVAMGITGTAVTKEAATLVLTDDNFATIVRAVEEGRVVYDNIVKFVRFQLSTNIGAILTVLAATLLGWPAPFTAIQLLWINIIMDGPPAMTLGIEPARPGIMHDKPRRQSAQILTGGRLARLALYGVTMMFGTLFMFQHGLAIQGQSYALTMAFTTFVLFQFFNVFNARAEHGSAFNANFFRNGKLWLALAGVLALQVMAVHWPPAQALFGTVDLRLEDWLKAAVAASSVLLLDEARKLVARLHPGGRRRSRLM, encoded by the coding sequence ATGACCACTCCAATTCCCTGGCACAAGCAATCCGCCGAAGCCGCGTGCGCGGTTCTAGGGGTCGACCCGGCGCGCGGACTGGCGCCCGACGAAGCCAACCCGCGCCTGGCGCGTTACGGCGAGAACAGGCTGGTCGAAGCCACGTCGCGCCCTGCATGGCTGAAATTCCTCGACCAGTTCAGGAACTTCCTGGTCATCGTGCTGCTGTTCGCCGCCGTGCTGGCCTGGACGGTGGGCGACCTGAAGGACGCGGTCGTGATCCTGCTCGTCGTGGTGTTCAACGCCACGCTGGGTTTTTATCAGGAGCACCGGGCGGAACAGACCCTGGCGGCCTTGAAGAACATGCTGGCGGCCCGCGCGCGCGCGCGGCGCAACGGGCAAGTCGTTGAACTGGATGCGGCGTTGCTGGTGCCCGGCGATATCGTGCTGCTGGAGGCGGGCGACCGCATTCCCGCCGATGGGCGGCTGCTGGCGGCCCACGCCCTGGAGGTCGACGAAGCGGCTTTGACCGGCGAGTCCCATGCGGTGGGTAAATCCGTCGCCGCGCTGGCGGAAGCCGACTTGCCGTTGGGGGATCGACTCAATCTGCTCTACATGAACACCGTCGTTACGCGTGGTCGCGCCGAATTGCTGGTCACCGCCACCGGCATGGCCACCGAGATGGGGCGCTTGGCCGGCATGATCGCCGCCGCCCCCGAGTCGGATACGCCGCTGCAAATCCAGCTCGACACCCTGGGCAAGAAACTCGCCGCCATCGCCGGTTTGGTGGTGACGCTGATCTTCATCCTCGATTTCGCCCGCGGCCTGCCCTGGACGGAGGCGGCCATGACTGCCGTGGCCCTGGCGGTGGCTGCCATTCCCGAGGGCCTGCCGGCGGTGGTGACGGTGACGCTGGCCATCGGCATGTGGCGCATGGCGAAGAACCGGGCGATCCTGAAAAAACTCTCCGCCGTGGAATCCCTGGGCTCCACCACGGTGATCTGCTCCGACAAGACCGGCACCCTGACCCTGAACCAGATGACCGCCTGCGCCGGGTGGTTCGCCGGGAGCCGGCTCTCGGTGAGCGGCGAGGGCTATCGGTCGGAGGGCGAAATCCGTCTGGACGAGCCCGGGCATGACTTGCGCGCCCTGCTGCTGCCCATGGCGCTCTGCACCGACTCGCGCGTGCGCGACGGGGTGCTGATCGGCGACCCGACAGAAGGCGCCTTGTGGGTGCTGGCGCAAAAGGGCGGCCTGGACCCGGAATACGAACAGGCCGAACAGCCGCGCATCGGCGAAATTCCGTTTGATTCGGCACACAAGTTCATGGCCACTTTCCACCATGCCGGCGAGGTGGTGGAGATGTTCATCAAGGGCGCGCCCGACGTGTTGCTGGCGCGCTCGGCCGCGTGGTTGTCCGACGCGGGGGACACGCCTCTGGCCGATGCTATGCGCGCCCGCATCGAGGGCGAAAACGAGCACCTCGCCACCCAGGCCCTGCGGGTGCTGGCGGTGGCACGGCGAGTGATTCCTGCCCGCGATTTCGACCCGGCCGGCGACCTCATGGCCTGGGCGCAAGGCTGGACCTTCCTCGGCCTGGCCGGGCTGATGGACCCGCCGCGCGCCGAGGCGAAACGTGCCATCGCCCAATGCAAGGACGCGGGCATCCAGGTCAAGATGATCACCGGCGATCACAAGCTCACCGCCGCCGCCATCGGCCGCGAACTGGGCCTGACCGGCGGGGTGGTCAGCGGCGCGGAACTGGATGCCATGGCGGATGCCGGACTGACCCGGCGCATCGACCGGATCGACGTGTTCGCCCGCGTCTCGCCGGCCCACAAGGTGAAGATCGTCCAGGCACTCAAGGCCGACGGCCACGTCGCCGCCATGACCGGCGACGGCGTCAACGACGCCCCCGCGCTGAAGGCCGCCGACATCGGCGTGGCCATGGGCATCACTGGCACCGCCGTGACCAAGGAAGCCGCGACCCTGGTGCTGACCGACGACAACTTCGCCACCATCGTCAGGGCCGTGGAGGAAGGCCGCGTGGTCTACGACAACATCGTCAAGTTCGTGCGCTTCCAGCTCTCCACCAACATCGGCGCGATTCTCACCGTGCTGGCTGCCACCCTGCTGGGCTGGCCGGCGCCGTTCACGGCGATCCAGCTGCTGTGGATCAACATCATCATGGATGGCCCGCCGGCCATGACCCTGGGCATCGAACCCGCCCGCCCCGGCATCATGCATGACAAGCCGCGCCGCCAGTCGGCGCAGATCCTCACTGGTGGGCGACTGGCGCGACTGGCGCTGTATGGCGTGACGATGATGTTCGGCACCCTGTTCATGTTCCAGCACGGCCTGGCGATCCAGGGACAAAGCTATGCCCTGACCATGGCTTTCACCACCTTCGTGCTGTTCCAGTTCTTCAACGTCTTCAATGCCCGCGCCGAACACGGCAGCGCCTTCAATGCCAATTTCTTCCGGAACGGCAAGCTGTGGCTGGCCCTGGCGGGGGTGCTTGCCTTGCAGGTGATGGCGGTGCATTGGCCGCCCGCCCAGGCCCTCTTCGGCACGGTGGATTTGCGGCTGGAGGACTGGCTGAAGGCGGCGGTGGCCGCATCCAGCGTGCTGCTGCTGGACGAGGCGCGCAAGCTGGTCGCACGCCTGCACCCCGGCGGCCGCCGCCGGTCGCGCTTGATGTGA
- a CDS encoding phosphate-starvation-inducible PsiE family protein — protein MLEHLKSFERFVVAALILMMAAVVLLAVGELAWILVLDVISPPVLILEVDELLELFGLFLLVLIGIELLETIKHYYTDGKIRLTVIFTVALIALSRKIIIFEPEKYDPMTLVGIGTIILALVAGFWVTVTLGRTDRHHY, from the coding sequence ATGCTGGAACACCTGAAGTCCTTCGAACGCTTCGTCGTCGCTGCCCTTATCCTGATGATGGCGGCGGTGGTTCTGCTGGCAGTGGGCGAACTGGCCTGGATACTGGTCCTTGACGTGATCTCGCCGCCGGTGCTGATCCTGGAGGTGGACGAGTTGCTGGAATTGTTCGGCCTCTTCCTGCTGGTGCTGATCGGCATCGAGCTGCTGGAGACCATCAAGCATTACTATACCGACGGGAAAATCCGCCTGACCGTGATCTTCACCGTGGCCCTCATCGCCCTGAGTCGCAAGATCATCATCTTCGAACCGGAGAAGTACGACCCCATGACCCTGGTGGGTATCGGCACCATCATCCTGGCCCTGGTGGCCGGATTCTGGGTCACGGTGACCCTGGGGCGGACCGATCGGCATCATTACTGA
- a CDS encoding TerB family tellurite resistance protein, giving the protein MNPEQQRALLAIALFAAFADGEKHDRERDEIRRIADSLAGEAGAPGLAGIYQDVLLKRLRLEAAAAALSDTGERQLAYEMAVGVCEADGGLSDTERRFLDELKSLLRLDAPPVELIEGEADAIVELSQAAAPGPMVAAQAGVSDTELDVSILNASLLNGALELLPQSWASMAIIPLQIKMVYGIGKAHGVSLDQDHIKEFIAAAGVGLTSQYLEQIGRKLIGGLLGKAAGKTFGKVGSAAAGMAFSFATTYALGQLAKRYYAGGRRMDTALLRDTFQNLLGPAKQMQTQYLPQIRQQAETLDMGRVMAMVRGT; this is encoded by the coding sequence ATGAACCCGGAACAGCAACGCGCCTTACTGGCCATCGCACTGTTCGCAGCCTTCGCCGACGGCGAGAAGCACGACCGCGAGCGCGACGAAATCCGCCGTATCGCCGATTCCCTGGCCGGGGAGGCCGGCGCGCCCGGCCTGGCCGGGATCTATCAGGACGTGCTGCTCAAGCGCCTCCGCCTGGAAGCCGCCGCCGCCGCGCTGTCGGATACCGGCGAGCGCCAACTCGCCTATGAGATGGCGGTGGGCGTGTGCGAGGCCGACGGCGGCTTGAGTGACACGGAGCGCCGCTTTCTGGACGAGCTGAAGAGCCTGCTCAGGCTGGACGCGCCGCCGGTGGAACTGATCGAGGGCGAAGCCGACGCCATCGTCGAGCTTTCCCAGGCCGCAGCGCCGGGGCCGATGGTCGCGGCGCAAGCCGGGGTGAGTGACACGGAACTGGATGTATCCATCCTCAACGCCAGCCTGCTTAACGGTGCGCTGGAACTGTTGCCCCAGTCCTGGGCGTCGATGGCCATCATCCCGCTGCAAATCAAGATGGTCTACGGCATCGGCAAGGCCCATGGCGTCAGTCTCGATCAAGACCACATCAAGGAATTCATTGCCGCCGCCGGTGTCGGCCTCACCTCGCAATACCTCGAACAGATCGGCCGCAAGCTGATCGGCGGGTTGCTCGGCAAGGCGGCGGGCAAGACCTTCGGCAAGGTGGGCAGCGCTGCCGCCGGCATGGCGTTCTCCTTTGCCACCACATATGCCCTCGGGCAACTCGCCAAACGCTATTACGCCGGCGGACGGCGCATGGATACGGCGCTGCTGCGCGACACCTTCCAGAACCTGCTGGGGCCGGCCAAACAGATGCAGACCCAGTACCTGCCGCAAATCCGACAACAGGCCGAAACCCTCGACATGGGGCGGGTGATGGCCATGGTGCGCGGTACCTGA
- a CDS encoding carboxysome shell protein, giving the protein MPEQTANTTDALAGLSGQALARARRAMLSQIGKKGLGMTTAPSGAARQRARNTQPAASMAAPANPINQEPPAKAETLPEAPAEEIIEPAIEAAIASATDAVCEGANAMSSSDYCRMRRQALATHGKKALPAKPGAGKHGVSQTGNGQSYARQRRAEQSLNGRGKAPASRPSGRVRPEMEAPAKVETGTTLSGSSVTGTQVERTTKVTGNEPGSCRAITGTEYIGSEQFEGFCSSKPVPAAAKVGASATSRGQIVSGTEVRRSVTVTGGEAGTCKPVTGTEYLGSENFAEFCAGKGMTDRPEKAPMGMTARKGLAVSGSDEARAVSVTGAEAGAKRGITGSQYNDAGISRLTINGPSKVALTHTIAGRPVSGIEVGRSIKVTGDEAGSCRAISGTEYLSNEQFQSICNARPEQGPAKVGEAASELGQRITGNLVERTSKVTGNEPRAEGHITGSQYERGAARGEAPAKVREARTLGGRPMTGVMAGAAFPKLTGDEHGGCQRVTGIEQAVSAACAAAPIPAAAKVDVTHTLYGQTVSGTPLGRGGRVTGDEPGSHLAISGTPYAASEQMMGGYQPDATQGDVSPLQAHPRFQPPGRPRAMAMSMRAAEPRPESFSVSSPARESFGRITGTGYGGAGRITGPVNMASGLVSGTPEFRYRDDSHIGFGPFSAPAAAPVPEAPARSITGEGRDDGARITGDDWARSGRVTGTEGRWAQGRNVTLRGEGRGMGASAWANKGIEKPEVPLAKVTGSSGNAGKGAVITVSGGARG; this is encoded by the coding sequence ATGCCTGAACAGACTGCAAACACCACGGATGCCCTGGCTGGGCTCAGCGGCCAGGCCCTGGCCCGCGCACGCCGCGCCATGCTATCCCAGATAGGCAAGAAAGGCCTCGGCATGACCACGGCCCCCAGCGGCGCTGCGCGGCAACGGGCTCGGAACACACAGCCCGCGGCTTCCATGGCCGCGCCGGCTAACCCCATAAACCAAGAGCCTCCCGCGAAGGCTGAGACGCTTCCGGAAGCGCCTGCCGAGGAAATCATCGAGCCTGCCATCGAGGCTGCGATTGCTTCGGCGACCGATGCGGTCTGTGAAGGGGCGAACGCGATGAGCTCCAGCGACTATTGCCGCATGCGCCGCCAGGCCCTGGCCACACATGGCAAGAAGGCCTTGCCGGCCAAACCGGGGGCTGGCAAGCATGGCGTGTCCCAGACCGGCAACGGACAGTCCTACGCCCGCCAGCGTCGCGCGGAGCAAAGCCTGAATGGGCGGGGCAAGGCCCCCGCGTCCCGCCCCAGCGGCAGGGTCCGTCCCGAGATGGAAGCCCCCGCCAAGGTGGAAACCGGCACCACCTTGTCCGGCAGCAGCGTGACCGGCACCCAGGTGGAACGTACGACCAAGGTGACCGGCAATGAGCCCGGCTCCTGCCGCGCCATCACCGGCACCGAGTACATCGGTAGCGAGCAGTTCGAAGGCTTCTGCTCCAGCAAGCCGGTCCCCGCTGCGGCCAAGGTGGGCGCCAGCGCTACCAGCCGGGGCCAGATCGTGAGCGGCACCGAGGTGCGCCGCAGCGTCACAGTCACCGGCGGCGAGGCGGGCACCTGCAAGCCGGTGACCGGCACCGAATATCTGGGCAGCGAGAACTTTGCCGAGTTCTGTGCCGGCAAGGGCATGACGGACCGTCCGGAAAAAGCCCCCATGGGCATGACCGCCCGCAAGGGGCTGGCCGTCAGCGGCAGCGACGAAGCCCGGGCGGTGTCCGTCACCGGCGCCGAAGCGGGGGCCAAGCGGGGCATCACCGGCTCCCAGTACAACGACGCGGGCATTTCCCGCCTCACCATTAACGGCCCCAGCAAGGTGGCCCTCACCCATACGATTGCCGGCCGTCCCGTGTCCGGCATCGAGGTGGGCCGGTCCATCAAGGTCACCGGCGACGAGGCTGGTTCCTGCCGCGCCATCTCCGGCACGGAATATCTGTCCAACGAGCAGTTCCAGAGCATCTGCAATGCGCGCCCGGAACAAGGCCCGGCCAAGGTGGGGGAGGCCGCCAGCGAGCTGGGCCAGCGCATCACCGGCAACCTGGTGGAACGCACCAGCAAGGTCACGGGCAACGAGCCCCGGGCCGAAGGCCATATCACCGGTTCCCAGTACGAGCGGGGGGCTGCCCGGGGCGAGGCGCCGGCCAAGGTGCGGGAAGCCCGCACCCTGGGGGGCCGGCCCATGACCGGCGTGATGGCGGGGGCCGCTTTCCCAAAATTGACCGGTGACGAGCACGGCGGGTGCCAGCGCGTCACCGGGATCGAGCAAGCCGTTTCCGCCGCTTGCGCCGCTGCACCCATTCCTGCCGCCGCCAAGGTGGATGTGACTCACACCCTCTACGGTCAGACCGTATCCGGCACGCCCCTGGGGCGGGGCGGCAGGGTCACCGGCGACGAGCCGGGCAGCCACCTGGCCATCAGCGGCACGCCCTACGCGGCCAGCGAGCAGATGATGGGCGGCTATCAACCCGACGCCACGCAAGGGGATGTCAGCCCCCTCCAGGCCCATCCCCGCTTCCAGCCTCCCGGCCGTCCCCGGGCCATGGCCATGAGCATGCGGGCTGCCGAACCCCGGCCGGAATCCTTCAGCGTCTCCTCTCCGGCGCGGGAGTCCTTCGGCCGCATTACCGGTACCGGCTACGGCGGCGCCGGTCGCATCACCGGTCCCGTGAACATGGCCTCCGGCCTGGTGTCCGGCACCCCCGAGTTCCGTTACCGGGATGACAGCCACATCGGCTTTGGTCCTTTCTCCGCTCCGGCTGCCGCGCCTGTTCCGGAAGCGCCGGCCCGCAGCATCACCGGCGAAGGCCGGGACGATGGCGCACGCATCACCGGTGACGACTGGGCCCGCAGTGGCCGGGTCACCGGCACTGAAGGCCGCTGGGCCCAGGGCCGCAACGTCACCCTGCGGGGCGAGGGCCGGGGCATGGGCGCCAGCGCCTGGGCCAACAAGGGCATCGAGAAGCCGGAAGTCCCCCTGGCCAAGGTCACGGGCAGCAGCGGCAACGCCGGCAAGGGCGCGGTCATCACTGTGTCCGGCGGGGCCCGGGGCTAA
- a CDS encoding LysR family transcriptional regulator, whose amino-acid sequence MRLRNVTLHQLRLFRSLGIHLSFTRVAEELHLTQPAVSIQIKRLEESVGLPLVEHMGKRLFLTDAGRELFEASQDVLDRMRVLGEDMTGLEEGVRGPLNLAAITTAKYFMPHLLGVFLRDYPAVEPRLTITNQSRVVERLEGNLDDLVIMGTIPENMDLEVEYFLDNPLVVVAPPDHPLVGERKIPLARIAEERFLSREPGSGTRQARTRLFAQHGLTPKVYMELGSSEAIKQAVMAGLGISVLSRHNLGLELESGLLAVLDVEHFPLVRKWYAVHLKGKKLSHTTRRFLDFLLQDGARIWRETQPHVPQQKGRKK is encoded by the coding sequence ATGAGACTGCGCAATGTCACCCTCCATCAGCTGCGCCTGTTCCGCAGCCTGGGCATCCACCTGTCCTTCACCCGGGTGGCGGAAGAGTTGCATCTCACCCAGCCGGCGGTATCGATCCAGATCAAGCGCCTGGAAGAGAGCGTGGGCCTGCCCCTGGTGGAGCACATGGGCAAGCGCCTGTTCCTGACGGATGCGGGCCGCGAGCTGTTCGAGGCCAGCCAGGACGTGCTGGATCGCATGCGCGTGCTGGGGGAAGACATGACCGGCCTGGAGGAAGGCGTGCGCGGGCCCTTGAACCTGGCCGCCATCACCACCGCCAAGTACTTCATGCCCCACCTGCTGGGCGTGTTCCTGCGGGATTACCCGGCGGTGGAGCCCCGACTCACCATCACCAACCAGTCCCGGGTGGTGGAACGCCTGGAAGGCAATCTGGATGATCTGGTGATCATGGGCACCATCCCAGAGAACATGGACCTGGAGGTGGAGTACTTCCTGGACAATCCGCTGGTGGTGGTGGCGCCCCCCGACCATCCCCTGGTGGGTGAACGCAAAATCCCCCTGGCGCGCATCGCCGAGGAGCGCTTCCTGTCACGGGAGCCCGGCTCGGGTACCCGACAGGCCCGCACCCGGCTGTTCGCCCAGCATGGCCTTACGCCGAAGGTCTACATGGAACTGGGCAGCAGTGAGGCCATCAAGCAAGCGGTGATGGCTGGCCTGGGCATTTCCGTGCTGTCGCGACACAACCTGGGGTTGGAACTGGAATCCGGCCTGCTGGCCGTGCTGGATGTGGAACACTTCCCCCTGGTCCGGAAATGGTACGCGGTGCACCTTAAGGGCAAGAAGCTGTCCCATACCACGCGTCGCTTCCTGGACTTCCTGCTGCAGGATGGCGCTCGCATCTGGAGGGAGACCCAACCCCACGTGCCACAACAAAAGGGTCGGAAGAAGTAG